One genomic window of Burkholderia diffusa includes the following:
- a CDS encoding ABC transporter permease gives MTDMTLPPTAIPATSLEDESRAAQTRLRRRRQLIIGLRIAVLVVVLGGWELAARLKWIDPFFFSQPTLIFAQIQDWFVNGTSQGPLLTQVWVTLEETTIGFLIGSVAGVICGIVLGRNKLMADVFGLYIQIANSIPRVVLGSVFVIALGLGMASKIALAVVMVFFVVFGNAFQGVREADRYLIANAQILGASRRQITTSVVIPSALSWILASLHVSFGFALVGAVVGEFLGSKQGIGLLISTAQGAFNASGVFAAMIVLAVVALAADYLLTWLEKRLLKWRPAAF, from the coding sequence ATGACCGACATGACGCTTCCCCCCACCGCCATTCCGGCAACGTCGCTCGAGGACGAGTCGCGCGCCGCTCAAACCCGGCTGCGCCGTCGCCGGCAACTGATCATCGGCCTGCGGATCGCCGTGCTCGTCGTCGTGCTCGGCGGGTGGGAACTCGCCGCGCGGCTCAAATGGATCGATCCGTTCTTCTTCTCGCAGCCGACGCTGATCTTCGCGCAGATCCAGGACTGGTTCGTCAACGGCACGTCGCAGGGGCCGCTGCTCACGCAGGTGTGGGTGACGCTCGAGGAGACCACGATCGGATTCCTGATCGGCTCGGTCGCCGGCGTGATCTGCGGGATCGTGCTCGGCCGCAACAAGTTGATGGCCGACGTGTTCGGCCTGTACATCCAGATCGCGAACTCGATTCCGCGCGTCGTGCTCGGCTCGGTGTTCGTGATCGCGCTCGGCCTCGGGATGGCGTCGAAGATCGCGCTGGCCGTCGTGATGGTGTTCTTCGTCGTGTTCGGCAACGCTTTCCAGGGTGTGCGCGAGGCCGACCGCTACCTGATCGCGAACGCGCAGATCCTCGGCGCGTCGCGCCGGCAAATCACCACGTCGGTCGTGATCCCGTCCGCGCTGTCGTGGATTCTCGCGAGCCTGCACGTGAGCTTCGGCTTCGCGCTGGTCGGCGCGGTCGTCGGCGAATTCCTGGGTTCCAAGCAGGGCATCGGCCTGCTAATCTCCACCGCCCAGGGCGCGTTCAACGCAAGCGGCGTGTTCGCGGCGATGATCGTGCTGGCCGTGGTCGCGCTGGCCGCCGACTACCTGCTGACCTGGCTCGAGAAGCGCTTGCTCAAGTGGCGCCCCGCCGCGTTCTGA
- a CDS encoding ABC transporter substrate-binding protein has product MRPILRTLAVAASLSCALAAHPAFADDGGKVTIMVGGIAKLIYLPARLTQELGYFKAEGLDVELLSQPAGVDAENELLAGAVQGVVGFYDHTIDLQSKGKEVKAIAVFGQVPGEVEMVSTKAAPTFKSMADAKGKTLGVTGLGSSTSFLTQYLALQHGVPSTQYTMLPVGADASFIAAIKQGRIDAGMTTEPTVSALEKMGDAKVLVDMRTVDGTRAALGGTYPAASLYVQSAWADSHKAEATKLAHAFAKTMQFIHTHSAEEIAAKMPADYQKDKALYVSALKASLPMYTADAKMPADGPATVLKVLSAFNPSVKGKHIDLARTYTNDFVNAK; this is encoded by the coding sequence ATGCGACCCATCCTGCGCACCCTCGCCGTTGCAGCCAGCCTGAGCTGCGCGCTCGCCGCTCACCCCGCCTTCGCCGACGACGGCGGCAAGGTCACGATCATGGTCGGCGGGATCGCCAAGCTGATCTATCTGCCCGCGCGGCTCACGCAGGAGCTCGGCTACTTCAAGGCGGAGGGGCTCGATGTCGAACTGCTGTCGCAGCCGGCCGGCGTCGACGCCGAGAACGAGCTGCTGGCGGGCGCCGTGCAGGGTGTCGTCGGCTTCTACGACCATACGATCGACCTGCAGAGCAAGGGCAAGGAAGTGAAGGCCATTGCCGTGTTCGGCCAGGTGCCGGGCGAGGTCGAGATGGTGTCGACCAAGGCCGCCCCCACCTTCAAGTCGATGGCCGACGCGAAAGGCAAGACGCTCGGCGTGACCGGCCTCGGCTCGTCGACGAGCTTCCTCACGCAATATCTCGCGCTGCAGCATGGCGTGCCGTCGACGCAATACACGATGCTGCCGGTCGGCGCCGACGCGAGCTTCATCGCCGCGATCAAGCAGGGCCGCATCGACGCCGGGATGACGACCGAGCCGACGGTGTCCGCGCTCGAGAAGATGGGCGACGCGAAGGTGCTGGTCGACATGCGCACCGTCGACGGCACGCGCGCCGCGCTCGGCGGGACCTATCCGGCCGCGAGCCTGTACGTGCAGTCGGCATGGGCCGATTCGCACAAGGCGGAAGCCACCAAGCTCGCGCATGCGTTCGCGAAGACGATGCAGTTCATCCACACGCACAGCGCGGAGGAGATCGCCGCGAAGATGCCGGCCGACTACCAGAAGGACAAGGCGCTGTACGTGTCCGCGCTGAAGGCGTCGCTGCCGATGTACACGGCCGACGCGAAGATGCCGGCCGACGGCCCAGCGACCGTGCTGAAGGTGTTGTCGGCGTTCAACCCGTCGGTGAAGGGCAAGCACATCGACCTGGCGCGCACCTACACCAACGATTTCGTGAACGCGAAGTAA
- a CDS encoding ABC transporter ATP-binding protein encodes MNQAVSPSTPAIEFRNVSCRFISPEGKATVALRDFSMSVARGEFIAIVGPTGCGKSTTLNLITGLLKPASGEVRVMGRPVDGIDPRIGFVFQADAVFPWRNVIDNVAAGPLFRGRSKDVAYAQAEEWIRKVGLDKFTKHYPHQLSGGMRKRVALAQTFINQPEILLMDEPFSALDMQTRTLMQDELLQLWSANKGSVVFVTHDLEEAIALADRVFVLTARPATLKRVYEIDLPRPRVTSEIRYDTRFIEISKDIWHDLREEVQIG; translated from the coding sequence ATGAACCAGGCAGTTTCCCCGAGCACACCGGCGATCGAGTTTCGCAATGTGTCGTGCCGCTTCATTTCGCCGGAAGGCAAGGCCACCGTCGCGTTGCGCGACTTCAGCATGAGCGTCGCACGCGGCGAGTTCATCGCGATCGTCGGGCCGACCGGCTGCGGCAAGTCGACGACGCTGAACCTGATCACCGGCCTGCTGAAGCCGGCGTCGGGCGAGGTGCGCGTGATGGGCCGCCCGGTCGACGGGATCGACCCGCGCATCGGCTTCGTGTTCCAGGCCGACGCCGTGTTCCCGTGGCGCAACGTGATCGACAACGTCGCGGCGGGCCCGCTGTTTCGCGGCCGCTCGAAGGATGTCGCGTATGCGCAGGCCGAGGAATGGATCCGCAAGGTCGGTCTCGACAAGTTCACGAAGCACTACCCGCACCAGCTCTCCGGCGGGATGCGCAAGCGCGTCGCGCTCGCGCAGACCTTCATCAACCAGCCGGAAATCCTGCTGATGGACGAGCCGTTCTCCGCGCTCGACATGCAGACGCGCACGCTGATGCAGGACGAGCTGCTGCAGTTGTGGTCCGCGAACAAGGGCTCGGTCGTGTTCGTCACGCACGATCTCGAGGAGGCGATCGCGCTCGCGGACCGCGTGTTCGTGCTGACCGCGCGCCCCGCGACGCTCAAGCGCGTGTACGAGATCGACCTGCCGCGCCCGCGCGTCACGTCGGAGATTCGCTACGACACGCGCTTCATCGAAATTTCCAAGGACATCTGGCACGACCTGCGCGAAGAAGTGCAGATCGGCTGA
- a CDS encoding sensor histidine kinase, giving the protein MAHSLRGRLLWWLLLPLAAFVLIAGAMSYDTARRTAGLVQDSALVASARTIGEDVEWRNGRPAADVPPAALEIFESPSRDSVFYKVIDGHDRLLAGNPALALPERHDVEPTLYDTSLDGVRLRAAAYDRQLYDEGQIETVTVVVAKTTRSYDAMVATIWRPQLVRLSLMLVLAVVLVYLGLTLELRPLMKLKDDVADRGPMELEPIRPERLQHELRPIVDAINQCIARLNTHTATQRRFIADAAHQLRTPIAVLDTQIQYAQQREHNDAELASVLDSMQRSSRKMADVTDKLLLLAHAEATPSTLLTHRVDLAAVVSSVLEETIVLAQRRDIDLGADLGERLDVAGSDSLLTALVMNLVDNAVRYTQPGGCVTVAARRDGDAVVLDVVDNGPGIPAEARPHVFKRFYRVSADTEGSGLGLAIVREIAQAHGGSASLAPGPGNRGIVVTVRLPAYA; this is encoded by the coding sequence ATGGCGCACAGCCTGCGCGGGCGGCTCTTGTGGTGGCTGCTGCTGCCGCTCGCGGCTTTCGTGCTGATCGCGGGCGCGATGTCGTACGACACCGCGCGGCGCACGGCCGGGCTCGTGCAGGACAGCGCGCTCGTGGCTTCCGCGCGCACGATCGGCGAGGACGTCGAATGGCGCAACGGGCGGCCGGCTGCCGACGTGCCGCCAGCCGCGCTCGAGATCTTCGAATCGCCGTCGCGCGACTCGGTGTTCTACAAGGTGATCGACGGCCACGACCGGCTGCTCGCCGGCAACCCGGCGCTCGCGCTGCCCGAGCGGCACGACGTCGAGCCGACGCTGTATGACACGTCGCTCGACGGCGTGCGGCTGCGCGCGGCCGCTTACGATCGCCAGCTGTACGACGAAGGGCAGATCGAGACGGTCACGGTGGTCGTCGCGAAGACGACGCGCTCGTACGACGCGATGGTCGCGACAATCTGGCGCCCGCAGCTCGTGCGCCTGTCGCTGATGCTGGTGCTGGCAGTCGTGCTGGTCTATCTCGGCCTCACACTCGAGCTGCGCCCGTTGATGAAGCTGAAGGACGACGTTGCCGACCGAGGGCCGATGGAGCTGGAGCCGATCCGCCCGGAGCGGCTCCAGCACGAGTTGCGGCCGATCGTCGACGCGATCAACCAGTGCATCGCGCGGCTCAATACGCACACGGCCACGCAGCGCCGCTTCATCGCCGACGCCGCGCATCAGCTGCGCACCCCGATCGCCGTCCTCGACACGCAGATCCAGTACGCGCAGCAGCGCGAGCACAACGATGCGGAACTCGCGTCGGTGCTCGACAGCATGCAGCGCAGCAGCCGCAAGATGGCCGACGTGACGGACAAGCTGCTGCTGCTCGCGCACGCAGAAGCGACGCCATCGACACTGCTCACGCATCGCGTCGATCTGGCCGCCGTCGTATCGAGCGTGCTGGAGGAAACGATCGTGCTCGCGCAGCGGCGCGACATCGACCTCGGCGCCGATCTCGGCGAACGGCTCGACGTCGCGGGCAGCGACAGCCTGCTGACTGCGCTTGTGATGAACCTCGTCGACAACGCGGTGCGCTATACGCAGCCGGGCGGCTGCGTGACGGTCGCCGCGCGGCGCGACGGCGACGCGGTCGTGCTCGACGTGGTCGATAACGGCCCCGGCATTCCGGCCGAAGCGCGGCCGCACGTGTTCAAGCGGTTCTACCGCGTGTCGGCCGACACCGAAGGCTCGGGCCTCGGCCTCGCGATCGTGCGCGAGATCGCGCAGGCGCACGGCGGCAGCGCGTCGCTCGCGCCGGGGCCCGGCAATCGCGGTATCGTCGTGACCGTGCGGCTGCCCGCCTACGCTTGA
- a CDS encoding response regulator, with product MKLLLVEDNAELAHWIVNLLRGEDFAVDCVGDGERADTVLKTERYDAVLLDMRLPGISGKEVLARLRRRNDNVPVLMLTAHGSVDDKVDCFGAGADDYVVKPFESRELVARIRALIRRQAGVGTTQLVCGDLVYAFGTREFRCGNAVLALRRREHAILETLMLQQNKTVSKARLMDSVFALDDEPSADAIDIYIHRLRKHLAGSTAEIITLRGLGYILREKNAQD from the coding sequence ATGAAACTCCTGCTGGTCGAAGACAACGCCGAACTCGCGCACTGGATCGTGAACCTGCTGCGCGGCGAGGATTTCGCGGTCGACTGCGTCGGCGACGGCGAGCGCGCGGACACGGTGCTGAAGACCGAACGCTACGACGCGGTGCTGCTCGACATGCGGCTGCCCGGCATCAGCGGCAAGGAAGTGCTCGCGCGATTGCGGCGCCGCAACGACAACGTGCCGGTGCTGATGCTGACCGCTCACGGCTCGGTCGACGACAAGGTCGACTGCTTCGGCGCGGGCGCCGACGACTACGTGGTCAAGCCGTTCGAATCGCGCGAACTGGTCGCGCGAATCCGCGCACTGATCCGCCGGCAGGCCGGTGTGGGCACGACGCAGCTCGTATGCGGCGATCTCGTCTACGCGTTCGGCACGCGCGAATTCCGTTGCGGCAACGCCGTGCTCGCGCTGCGCCGCCGCGAGCATGCGATTCTCGAAACGCTGATGCTGCAGCAGAACAAGACGGTGTCGAAGGCGCGGCTGATGGACAGCGTGTTCGCGCTCGACGACGAACCGAGCGCGGATGCGATCGACATCTACATCCACCGGCTGCGCAAGCATCTCGCGGGCAGCACGGCCGAGATCATCA
- a CDS encoding response regulator transcription factor: MIFHFDDPMRPTTIAIADDHPLVIEMLKRLPQWKPDFFISQCCNSGEELIDALTRSPVDLVVVDYSMNRDEKSIDGLRLLRKLRDVAPSAQCVMLTAQKNPSIFAAALRLGVKAVASKEDGIDEIVHACRHVRASRTRYFSPTVRAIVAQSGANGRDALPTLTQKELDVVRLFAQGYSFATIAKMLGRSVSTVSTQKYTAMKKLQADTNINLIRYAYESGLI, translated from the coding sequence GTGATATTTCATTTCGACGATCCAATGAGACCAACCACCATCGCCATTGCCGACGACCATCCGTTGGTAATCGAAATGTTGAAGCGCCTGCCGCAATGGAAGCCGGATTTCTTCATCTCTCAGTGCTGCAATAGCGGGGAGGAGTTGATCGACGCATTGACGCGCTCCCCGGTCGATCTCGTCGTCGTTGACTATTCGATGAATCGCGACGAGAAATCGATCGACGGTCTGAGGTTGCTGCGCAAGCTGCGCGACGTCGCGCCGAGTGCGCAATGCGTGATGCTGACCGCACAAAAAAATCCGAGCATCTTCGCGGCTGCGCTGCGCCTGGGTGTGAAAGCCGTCGCCAGCAAGGAAGACGGGATCGACGAGATCGTGCATGCGTGCCGACATGTGCGAGCCAGTCGAACGCGATATTTTTCGCCGACGGTCCGCGCGATCGTTGCACAGTCAGGCGCGAACGGCCGCGATGCACTTCCAACGTTGACGCAGAAGGAGCTTGACGTCGTGCGCCTGTTCGCGCAGGGCTACTCGTTCGCAACCATTGCGAAGATGCTCGGTCGCTCAGTCAGCACCGTCTCGACGCAGAAATACACGGCGATGAAAAAGCTGCAGGCCGATACGAATATCAACTTGATCCGCTACGCGTACGAAAGCGGGCTGATTTGA